In Prunus dulcis chromosome 1, ALMONDv2, whole genome shotgun sequence, the following are encoded in one genomic region:
- the LOC117614927 gene encoding 9-cis-epoxycarotenoid dioxygenase NCED6, chloroplastic yields MHASLHFTTTNTPPSSSTLLKNPIQITRSPTTQITCKILINPSKKTLHQKTQKPLWPTLPPSNTKPLLPQVNPIKPNIYQSRLNPLQKLAASLLNTIETSLIEPLEKKQSLPKTIDPAVQISGNFSPVRECPVQYGLEVVGQIPDCLRGVYVRNGANPMFEPAGGHHLFDGDGMIHALTLGSANRASYSCRYTRTSRLEQEAKMGRSIFPKPIGELHGHSGLARLFLFMARAAVGLVDCSRGTGVANAGLVYFNGRLLAMSEDDLPYSVKVKGDGDLETIGRFDFNGGLDRPMIAHPKLDAVTGELHVLSYDVVKKPYLKYFKFGASGTKSRDVDITLDQPTMVHDFAITQNYVVIPDQQVVFKLSEMFKGESPVIYDPNKTSRFGILPKNDVDESGIQWIDVPNCFCFHLCNAWEETSEVGDPIIVVIGSCMDPPDSVFKEHENNPIRAELTEMRMNLRTQESSRRVLVPGLNLEVGQVNKEVVGRKSKYVYMAITEPWPKCSGIAKVDLETGSVTKHLYGTGRFGGEPFYVPKRKNDSMGNHVEEDDDGFIMGFVRDEIDESSELVILKASSMKQVGLVRLPARVPYGFHGTFISEQDLKEQA; encoded by the coding sequence ATGCATGCCTCTTTGCacttcaccaccaccaacactcCACCATCCTCTTCCACACTTCTCAAAAATCCCATTCAAATTACTCGCTCTCCCACAACACAGATCACATGCAAAATCCTCATCAACCCATCCAAGAAAACCCTACAccagaaaacccaaaaacctctATGGCCAACCTTGCCACCTTCGAACACTAAACCATTGTTACCACAAGTGAACCCTATCAAACCCAATATTTACCAATCTCGCCTCAACCCACTTCAAAAATTAGCAGCCTCACTCCTGAACACAATAGAAACCTCACTGATAGAGCCACTAGAAAAGAAGCAAAGTTTGCCCAAAACCATTGACCCGGCGGTCCAAATATCCGGTAATTTCTCACCGGTTCGGGAGTGTCCAGTTCAGTACGGTTTAGAGGTAGTGGGTCAAATCCCAGATTGTCTACGTGGCGTTTATGTCCGAAACGGCGCCAATCCAATGTTTGAGCCGGCAGGCGGACACCACTTGTTTGATGGGGACGGTATGATCCACGCGCTCACTCTAGGCTCAGCTAACCGAGCCAGCTACAGCTGTAGGTACACCCGCACGAGCCGGCTCGAGCAAGAAGCCAAGATGGGCCGGTCTATATTCCCGAAGCCGATTGGTGAGCTTCATGGTCACTCAGGACTGGCTCGGCTCTTCTTGTTCATGGCTCGAGCCGCAGTCGGCTTGGTTGACTGCTCTCGTGGGACTGGCGTGGCTAATGCTGGCTTGGTTTATTTTAACGGACGATTATTAGCCATGTCCGAAGATGATCTTCCGTACAGTGTGAAAGTCAAGGGTGATGGTGATCTTGAAACAATTGGACGGTTCGATTTTAACGGTGGGCTGGACCGGCCCATGATTGCTCATCCCAAGCTGGACGCCGTAACGGGTGAGCTCCACGTGCTGAGCTACGACGTGGTGAAGAAACCGTACCTCAAGTACTTCAAGTTTGGCGCGAGCGGGACAAAGTCACGTGACGTGGACATCACGCTAGACCAACCAACCATGGTGCATGATTTTGCTATAACCCAGAACTATGTGGTGATCCCGGATCAGCAAGTGGTATTCAAGTTATCCGAAATGTTCAAAGGCGAGTCGCCGGTCATCTACGACCCGAACAAGACGTCTCGGTTTGGAATTTTGCCTAAAAACGATGTGGATGAATCGGGGATTCAGTGGATTGACGTGCCCAATTGCTTTTGTTTCCATTTGTGTAATGCATGGGAGGAAACTTCGGAAGTGGGTGACCCGATTATTGTTGTGATCGGGTCGTGCATGGACCCACCTGATTCGGTGTTTAAAGAGCACGAAAACAACCCAATTCGGGCTGAATTGACCGAAATGCGAATGAATTTGAGGACTCAAGAATCAAGCCGCCGTGTCTTGGTCCCGGGTTTGAATTTGGAAGTGGGGCAAGTGAATAAAGAGGTGGTAGGGCGAAAGAGCAAGTATGTGTACATGGCTATAACGGAGCCGTGGCCCAAGTGTTCGGGCATTGCTAAGGTGGATTTGGAAACTGGTTCGGTGACCAAGCATTTGTATGGGACCGGCCGGTTTGGAGGTGAACCCTTTTACGTGCCGAAACGGAAAAATGATAGCATGGGAAAccatgttgaagaagatgatgatgggTTTATAATGGGTTTTGTGAGGGACGAGATTGATGAGAGCTCGGAGCTAGTGATATTGAAAGCTTCAAGCATGAAGCAAGTGGGGTTGGTGAGATTGCCCGCTAGGGTTCCATATGGATTCCATGGTACATTTATTAGTGAACAAGATTTAAAGGAACAGGCATAA
- the LOC117624141 gene encoding ubiquinol oxidase, mitochondrial-like produces MISLGPEKMNRIAVRPVVGGLRGGQNCNSYISTAVALRPLDGAEFLHSLKGDVSGGFYWTRMMSTLPQSPKTVEERRESKSSVSNDAKKGSDRVVVSDYWGIYRPKITREDVSEWTWNCFMPWDTYKPDLSIDLSKHHVPKTFMDRFAYRTVKVLRMPTDIFFKRRYGCRAMMLETVAAVPGIVGGMLLHLRSLRKFQQSGGWVKALLEEAENERMHLMTMVELVQPMWYERLLVLVVQGVFFNAFFVLYLLSPKLAHRIVGYLEEEAIHSYTEYLKDINSGKIENVQAPAIAIDYWRLPKDATLRDVITVIRADEAHHRDVNHYASDIQFQGKELREAPAPFDYH; encoded by the exons ATGATCTCTCTTGGACCGGAGAAGATGAACAGGATCGCGGTGAGGCCAGTTGTGGGCGGTCTGCGCGGTGGCCAGAACTGTAACAGCTACATTTCCACGGCGGTGGCCCTCAGGCCATTGGACGGCGCCGAGTTTCTGCATTCCCTGAAGGGTGACGTTTCGGGCGGCTTTTACTGGACGAGGATGATGAGCACATTGCCGCAGTCTCCTAAAACGGTGGAGGAGCGGAGGGAGAGCAAGAGCTCAGTCTCCAACGATGCGAAGAAAGGAAGTGATAGGGTAGTAGTTTCGGATTACTGGGGGATTTATAGGCCGAAGATCACAAGGGAGGACGTGAGCGAGTGGACTTGGAATTGCTTCATG CCATGGGATACTTATAAACCGGACTTATCGATCGATCTGAGCAAGCACCATGTGCCGAAGACGTTTATGGACAGATTTGCGTATAGGACCGTCAAGGTTCTTCGGATGCCAactgatattttctttaag AGACGGTATGGGTGTCGTGCAATGATGCTGGAAACTGTGGCAGCTGTCCCTGGCATTGTGGGAGGAATGCTACTGCACTTAAGGTCTCTCCGCAAGTTCCAGCAGAGCGGTGGTTGGGTCAAGGCTCTACTTGAAGAGGCAGAGAATGAGAGGATGCACCTCATGACAATGGTGGAACTTGTACAGCCCATGTGGTACGAGAGGCTACTGGTTCTTGTTGTGCAGGGAGTGTTCTTCAATGCCttctttgttctttatttGCTTTCTCCCAAACTGGCGCATAGGATTGTTGGGTATCTGGAGGAGGAGGCTATACACTCTTATACAGAGTATTTGAAGGATATCAATAGTGGAAAGATTGAAAATGTACAAGCTCCTGCAATCGCAATCGACTACTGGAGGCTTCCTAAAGATGCTACGCTAAGGGATGTTATTACTGTGATTCGTGCCGATGAAGCTCATCATCGAGATGTCAACCATTATGCATCT GATATTCAATTTCAGGGTAAGGAATTGAGAGAGGCACCGGCTCCCTTTGATTATCACTGA
- the LOC117624152 gene encoding protein SULFUR DEFICIENCY-INDUCED 2-like: protein MSPSISTKHLDPIASRFLPSHFISYFIQKNEDERSSSKIYKLSSAFSSLPTPDRRFKSVILLYSLEFSEADVRKKTMTSPRKRERADQVQVQQDPPYHVLHKLPPGDSPYVRAKHVQLVQKDPEAAIVLFWKAINAGDRVDSALKDMAVVMKQQDRAEEAIEAIKSFRDRCSKQAQESLDNVLIDLYKKCGRVEEQIELLKQKLWMIYQGEAFNGKLTKTARSHGRKFQVTIKKETSRILGNLGWAYMQQGNHVAAEVVYRKAQTIDPDANKACNLCLCLIKQTRYVEAQSVLDDVLQGALSGSDEPKSKIRAKELLQELEQCQTVVLSSNSLSLNIEDAFLEGLDHLMKHWTPLRSRRLPIFEEISSFRDQLAC from the exons ATGTCTCCGTCCATCTCTACCAAGCATCTGGACCCGATTGCGTCCAGGTTCCTTCCTTcccatttcatttcatatttcatacaaaaaaacGAAGACGAAAGAAGCTCTtcgaaaatttataaattatccTCTGCATTTAGCTCCCTCCCAACTCCAGATCGTCGCTTCAAATCCGTAATTCTGTTATACAGTCTGGAGTTTTCAGAAGCTGACGTTAGGAAGAAGACGATGACGAGCCCGAGAAAACGAGAGAGGGCCGATCAGGTGCAAGTGCAGCAGGATCCTCCTTACCATGTTCTTCATAAGCTGCCTCCTGGGGACAGCCCCTACGTCAGAGCCAAGCACGTTCAG TTAGTTCAGAAGGATCCAGAAGCAGCTATAGTTTTGTTCTGGAAGGCGATAAACGCTGGAGATAGGGTGGATAGTGCCCTCAAAGACATGGCAGTAGTCATGAAGCAGCAAGATAGAGCAGAAGAAGCAATTGAAGCAATAAAGTCTTTCAGGGATCGCTGCTCTAAGCAGGCACAAGAATCCCTAGACAATGTACTAATTGACTTGTACAAG AAATGTGGTAGAGTTGAGGAGCAAATAGAGCTACTGAAGCAGAAGCTTTGGATGATTTACCAGGGAGAGGCCTTCAATGGTAAGCTTACCAAGACAGCGCGCTCCCATGGCAGGAAGTTTCAAGTCACAATCAAGAAAGAGACTTCCAGGATACTG GGGAACTTGGGTTGGGCCTACATGCAACAAGGGAACCATGTGGCTGCAGAAGTGGTGTATCGTAAAGCCCAAACCATTGACCCAGACGCCAACAAGGCCTGCAACCTATGCCTATGCCTGATCAAGCAAACACGATACGTCGAGGCACAATCAGTTCTTGATGATGTCTTGCAGGGCGCGCTTTCAGGATCTGATGAGCCCAAATCAAAAATTCGCGCCAAGGAACTGCTCCAGGAGCTAGAGCAATGTCAAACTGTAGTTTTGTCATCGAATTCATTGAGTTTAAATATAGAAGATGCTTTTCTGGAGGGGCTTGACCACTTGATGAAGCACTGGACCCCTCTAAGGTCTAGGAGACTTCCTATCTTTGAAGAGATTTCTTCATTTAGAGATCAATTAGCTTGTTGA
- the LOC117624159 gene encoding ubiquinol oxidase, mitochondrial-like, whose product MNRIAVRSVVGGLLGGRNCNRYISTAVAVRPLDGAEFLNRRNGDVLGGFYWRRMMSTVPQSAETGSLGEKEQKESQSSVSDDAKKGSDSVVVSNYWGIQRPKITREDGSEWPWNCFMPWETYKSDLSIDLSKHHVPKTFLDRVAYRTVKLLRIPTDVFFQRRYGCRAMMLETVAAVPGMVGGMLLHLRSLRKFQQSGGWIKALLEEAENERMHLMTMVELVKPVWYERLLVLAVQGVFFNAFFVLYVLSPKLAHRVVGYLEEEAIHSYTEYLKDIDSGKIENVPAPAIAIDYWRLPKDSTLKDVITVIRADEAHHRDVNHFASDIHFQGKELREAPAPLGYH is encoded by the exons ATGAACCGGATCGCGGTGAGGTCGGTTGTCGGCGGCCTGCTCGGTGGCCGCAACTGCAACCGCTACATTTCCACGGCGGTGGCCGTCAGGCCGTTGGACGGCGCAGAGTTTCTGAATCGCCGGAACGGTGACGTTTTGGGCGGGTTTTACTGGAGGAGGATGATGAGCACGGTGCCGCAGTCTGCTGAAACGGGGTCGCTGGGGGAGAAGGAGCAGAAGGAGAGCCAGAGCTCGGTTTCCGACGACGCCAAGAAAGGAAGTGATAGCGTTGTGGTTTCGAATTACTGGGGGATTCAGAGGCCGAAGATCACAAGGGAGGACGGGAGTGAGTGGCCTTGGAATTGCTTCATG CCATGGGAGACTTATAAGTCAGACTTGTCGATTGATCTGAGCAAGCATCATGTGCCGAAGACGTTTCTGGACAGAGTTGCGTATAGGACCGTCAAGCTTCTTCGGATTCCAACTGATGTTTTCTTTCAG AGGCGGTATGGGTGCCGTGCAATGATGCTGGAAACCGTGGCAGCTGTACCTGGTATGGTGGGAGGAATGCTACTGCACTTAAGGTCTCTCCGCAAGTTCCAGCAGAGTGGTGGTTGGATCAAGGCTTTACTTGAAGAGGCAGAGAATGAGAGGATGCACCTCATGACGATGGTGGAACTTGTGAAGCCCGTGTGGTACGAGAGACTACTGGTTCTCGCTGTGCAGGGAGTGTTCTTCAATGCCTTCTTTGTTCTTTATGTGCTTTCCCCAAAACTGGCACATAGGGTTGTTGGGTATCTGGAGGAGGAGGCTATACACTCTTATACAGAGTATTTGAAGGATATCGATAGTGGCAAGATTGAAAATGTACCGGCTcctgcaattgcaattgacTACTGGAGGCTTCCTAAGGATTCTACACTGAAGGATGTTATTACTGTGATTCGTGCCGATGAAGCTCATCATCGAGATGTCAACCATTTTGCATCG GATATTCATTTTCAGGGCAAGGAATTGAGAGAGGCACCAGCTCCCCTTGGTTACCACTAG
- the LOC117616440 gene encoding ubiquinol oxidase, mitochondrial-like, which translates to MNRVVLKSVIGGLANVRNFNRYISTAVAVRPLESSEFLRRRSDSVLGAFQWRTRMMMSTGSTGETTPLAEKEQKKESSNDNRSVVVSSYWGIQRPKIKREDGTEWPWNCFKPWETYEADLSIDLSKHHVPKTFLDKTAFRTVKALRVLSDLYFQKRHGCHAMMLETVAAVPGMVGGMMLHLKSLRKFEHSGGWIKALLEEAENERMHLMTVVELVKPAWHERLLVLAVQGVFFNAFFVLYALSPKVAHRVVGYLEEEAVHSYTEYLKDIENGKIENVKAPAIAIDYWRLPKDATLHDVITVIRADEAHHRDVNHFASDIHFQGKELREAPAPLGYH; encoded by the exons atgaacaggGTTGTGTTGAAGTCGGTGATCGGAGGTCTTGCCAATGTCCGGAACTTCAATCGCTACATTTCGACGGCTGTGGCGGTGAGGCCGTTGGAGAGCTCGGAGTTTCTGAGACGGAGGAGCGACAGCGTTTTGGGCGCGTTTCAGTGGAGGACTAGGATGATGATGAGTACGGGGTCGACTGGCGAAACGACGCCGTTGGCGGAGAAGGAACAGAAGAAGGAGAGCTCGAACGACAATCGTAGCGTTGTCGTTTCCAGTTACTGGGGGATTCAGAGGCCCAAGATTAAAAGGGAGGACGGGACAGAGTGGCCATGGAATTGCTTCAAG CCATGGGAGACTTATGAAGCGGATTTGTCGATCGATCTGAGCAAGCACCATGTGCCGAAGACGTTTCTGGACAAAACGGCGTTCAGGACTGTCAAGGCTCTTCGAGTTCTTTCGGATCTTTACTTTCAG AAGCGGCATGGGTGCCATGCAATGATGCTGGAAACTGTGGCAGCTGTCCCCGGAATGGTGGGAGGCATGATGCTGCATTTGAAGTCTCTCCGTAAATTCGAGCACAGCGGTGGCTGGATCAAAGCTTTACTTGAAGAGGCAGAGAATGAGAGGATGCACCTGATGACGGTGGTGGAACTTGTGAAGCCCGCGTGGCACGAGAGGCTTCTGGTTCTCGCCGTTCAGGGAGTGTTCTTCAATGCCTTCTTTGTGCTTTATGCGCTTTCCCCCAAAGTGGCTCATAGGGTTGTTGGGTATCTGGAGGAGGAAGCTGTGCACTCGTACACAGAGTACTTGAAGGATATTGAAAATggcaaaattgaaaatgtgaAGGCTCCTGCAATCGCAATTGACTACTGGAGGCTGCCTAAGGATGCCACACTTCACGATGTTATCACTGTGATTCGGGCCGATGAAGCTCACCATCGCGATGTCAACCATTTTGCATCT gATATTCATTTTCAGGGGAAGGAGTTAAGAGAAGCACCAGCTCCCCTTGGTTATCACTAA
- the LOC117616215 gene encoding S-protein homolog 2-like, whose product MNELRVLLVTFLLAAIGVAAMPATQFRSSGGILDTHIHITNGLGPDVDLSIHCKSADDDLGEHLIHYETIYGFDFRIKIFGGTQFFCSFQWPGRFHWFDIFIQDRDNCENCAWLIKADGPCRFNSETRSYDDVYQWNE is encoded by the coding sequence ATGAATGAATTGAGGGTGTTGCTAGTGACATTTTTGCTTGCGGCTATTGGTGTGGCTGCAATGCCTGCCACTCAGTTCAGATCTAGCGGCGGCATTCTTGACACACATATTCATATTACCAACGGTCTAGGTCCAGACGTAGATCTCAGCATTCATTGTAAGTCTGCAGATGATGATCTAGGAGAACATCTGATTCATTATGAAACTATCTATGGGTTTGATTTCAGAATTAAGATTTTTGGGGGTACACAATTCTTTTGTAGCTTTCAGTGGCCTGGCCGATTCCATTGGTTTGACATTTTCATACAAGATAGAGATAACTGCGAGAATTGTGCGTGGTTGATCAAGGCTGACGGTCCATGCAGATTTAACAGTGAAACTCGTAGTTATGATGATGTATATCAGTGGAACGAGTAA